Below is a genomic region from Brassica oleracea var. oleracea cultivar TO1000 chromosome C9, BOL, whole genome shotgun sequence.
TTCTCAATCGACCACACCTGTACTGTTAAGCCACAAGCAAATGGCTGTAGAAGGATTCAAGGCTCAGAGTGAAATGGTGATTGATAATCTCGATAGGCTCATTACCTCATGGGAAGAAAGGAAAGAGTCTGTGGTCGTTGAAGGTGTCCATCTAAGCCTTAACTTTGTGGTAAGTCTCTCTCTTTGTAACACATCTCATTTTGTAATAAGTAATTCTAACTTCTTGTTTGTTTATAGATGGGGCTGATGAAAAAGCATCCTTCAATAGTTCCTTTCATGGTTTACATCTCAAACGAGGAGAAACATTTGGAACGGTTTGCAGTGAGAGCTAAGTACATGACACTTGACCCAGAGAAAAACAAGTACGTGAAGTATATACGTAACATCAGAACCATACAAGACTACTTGTGCAAAAGAGCTGACAAACATCTAGTTCCCAAGATAAACAACACCAACGTTGACAAAAGCGTGGCAGCAATCCACGCGACGGTCTTCAGTTGCATGCGTAGGCGAGAAGCAGGAGAGCAGCTCTATGATGCTACCACCAATACTGTCTCTGTGATAGATGACGAGTATAGGAACCAGTGTACAGCTAATTCATTGAGTTCCAAAGGAATGTTTCAGCTGATCCAAAGGAAAGGCTCTTCTAGGAATCTAATGGCTCTTCTGAATACTGATGGCACTTTCGCAAGAACTTGGCCGCTTGCTGGTAAGGTTGATGAGACCGGGAAGCCTGTCTTTTGTAATGAGACAAATGGGATGGAGCATCCTGTTTATGGTTACTTACAGAAAGCCGAACCGGTGAATCTTCAGTTTGGCCTGTTTGGGATCAGTGCTTGGCCTAGTGATGGAGCCACGAGCCGCGCTGGGAGTGTGGACTTGGGTGAAAACGCTAGTAGGCATTACTCTTCTTGTTGCAGCTCGCCTAGGATGTCTGAAGGAACTTCAAAAGAGGTATACTCTTGTTTGATTCTAATGTTGGAAAGTTTTTTTTGATGATTCTGTGGCTTATATGGTGTGTTATTTTCAGCTTAAGGAAGAGCAGTCCGTGCATGGTAGCGATGAAGAAGTTGAAGATGATCCTCCTGAGCAAGAAGATACAGATTTTAGCGATGATGATGATAACAAGCGAGACCATGAAGAGGTAAGATGTGTGTTTCAAATGGTTTTCTTCAGGGTAGGTCCCGAGATTTTAGGAGATATAGACAATTTAGCAAGAGCATGATTAATGCAGAGTTTTTAGGGTGGGTTCTTAGCGGTTATCTCTTAACTTTTAACTAAAAAAAACTAAAAACGACAGTTTTTATATTCTGCTAAAAACTCCACCCTACGAATTCTCCATTAATCATTTTTTTTCTCAAATTGAGATTCATTCATAAGGGAAATACCAATATTTATAAAAAGATGGCGGCATAACGAAATAGCCCCAGAACTCTCCATTAATCATAAATTTGGGAATTTATATATGTAATTTTTTTAAAAAAAAATTGTGGGGGGCCATTTTGGCCGGTGTTTCACTAGTCTATGCTTAGAATCCGGTCGTGTTTTCTTGTGTTTCAGTAACTTGAGTGTGTTGGTGTGATTGTTACAGGTGGGTTCAGTTGATGAGCAGTCTACAAAGTCAGACGAGGAGTACGATGATCTTGCAATGGAAGACAAAAGCTACTGGACAGATGACGAGGAAGAGTCTAGAGATACGGTCGCGGTAATGTCTGAGAAAAACCACAAGCCGGCAACAAAAGATGACAAGTACATACAGAACTTGGATCTTTTCCTTCGGACCGCGAACCAGCAGCTGGTCGAGCCGCTTGAGCTATGTGCGTCGCTGCTCACGTGCGAGTATGGAGATGCAAGACTCTGGTCGGGTAAAGAAAAGATGAGGAAGCGTTCTCTAAGCATATCAGCTCTTGGAAAACGCGGGTCGGGTTTGGGTGATCCGATTCTCTTGGGTGCCCCATGATCCTTAGCTTTGGTTGCTAGTAAACTCCTCAGTTTATGAATTATGGTTTAGTCTTTAGTTTAAGTTTTGTGTTCGTGTGTGTGTATAGTCTTGCCTCAAACCTTGGGGTTGCTTAATGTGCACTTTTTTTTCTTATGACTTGAGATCTTAGATTCTAACTTTGCTTCAGATTTTAAGACTAAACTGTATACTTCGCTTTACTTGGGAGTTCAAATCAAACAAGTAGAATCTTGGATTCATGTCACTCTTTCTACATACAATTTTTGGCATTGACAGCAACAAAGTTGGTTCAGAGTTGTTTTGACTGTTTATGTAAACGACAGTACATAGATTGACACGGTCGAAATAAAGTGGTGCAGCGCGAAGCAGATGGTTTTGTCTAGATTCAAGATTTAAAAATCTTAAATGTTGAGCAATGAGTCTAAAAATGCAATTATGTGTATATGTGGCTGAGGTCAAGCAGTGTACGAGCAATGGATGCAATGTTGTATAATAGACCATATGTGGAATTTTGTTCACAACCTTCTTCTTTCACAACTTTATTTTTGGCAATCGTTTGGATATAATTTTTGTTTGTTTAACTATCTCTGAAATATAAAGCTTTATTGATTCCAAGCGGGGATTGTGATGGAACACAGACATAATATCAAGACGATTAGGATTTTCTTTCAAACGCCTTAATCAAATACTAAATTGCCCAATTTAGCTAAATTATAAAATAGCTTTAACGTAAGATGAACTCCATTACCAAATGTATCAAAAAGCAAAACTTTGAAGTGTACATTCAGTAATCGATATGACGAAATTAATATATTGTTCTGATTTCTGATTTAGAGGAATTATAGATTTTGATCTAGAACTTGGATTAAAAAAATGCATTCATTACCAAAATAAAACTAGGAGTTTTCCTGCGCCATACGCAGAAATAGTAATTTTTAACATAACATTTTTTATTTCAAAAGAAAATTTTGATTTATATTTGAACATTATTAATTTATATTTTAACTGCAATAGTTATAAAAAATCATAAACGTATTTTTGTAATATTATTTTTTTGATTTGGTATAATTATTTAAATTTGATTTGATTTAATTTTTAATAAAGATAAAATTAGATTTTATAAAAATAGTTTTAATTATATTATTATGTTTAATTATTATTTATTTTATATATATATATATATATCTTCCCATCTAATTTTAAATATATACATATNNNNNNNNNNNNNNNNNNNNNNNNNNNNNNNNNNNNNNNNNNNNNNNNNNNNNNNNNNNNNNNNNNNNNNNNNNNNNNNNNNNNNNNNNNNNNNNNNNNNNNNNNNNNNNNNNNNNNNNNNNNNNNNNNNNNNNNNNNNNNNNNNNNNNNTTTTTTTTGGATTAGTGTTACTTTATTTAGTTTATTTTTATTAATGTGAAATACATATATACATATATATTATTATTTTAATTGTGATATATGAATTATTAATATATTTAATAGTTTACCATAAATAAATATTTATATAAAAAATTGACATTAATGATGATATATGAGTTATTTTTATTACCATATTTAAAATCTCTGCAAAAAAATTTAAATTTATAAGAAAATTTTACATCTCACAATTAATATGATGCAATGTCACTATTTTCTAAAACCATGTCATCTATTTTAAGTGTCATGTCATTTTTTTTTCAACGAGAATGATTTCAATGACGAGATGTGTATAAATTACTTCGCAAATATAGTATAGGAGATAACATAACCTGATGACATCATCGAATTAAATTCGCTAATGGAATCCAGAGAATTTGACATGCAATTGTTGGACCGCTTTAGTCTTAGATACACGTATAATTCACAATTTGGTATATATAATTATTTGTATGCGTCTGTAAATCTGCTGGCATTGTAACCAGCATGTTGCTAAGGCAGTGGACAATATAAGATTCCTTTTGAGTGTTTTGCTTCTTTTTTTCTCTAGAATACATTCCCAAAAAATACATATAAAATGAAAACAATCAGAATAATATACATGGTAGCGATAAGGATTTTTTTGGTTCTTTTTTTTGAACACCCATATTAAAAAGAAAGCTACCACCCAACTAGGGCAGAGTTGCAGTAGCAGTACAAAGGGCTGATTTTGCTAAGTGATCAGATGTGGAATTCAGAAGTCTTGCAATCAATTTAAAAGAAATAGAGCAGAAAATTAAAGATAGATTTTCGATGTCATGAATGATTCTGTAGAGATCAGCCGTATGATCCTTCGAGATGATTGCTGCCAAGAGATATTGGCAGTCTGTGTTGAAACAGACTTTTCAAAAATCCTTAGAATGGGCTGTGAAAATGGTCTAGCGAAGACCTAAACAAAAAAAAAAAGAAATTAAATCGAGAGAGAGAGAGAGTAGAGAAATAGAAAGAGAAAGTAAGAAAAAGGGGGAGTTTTAGTTAGTCAGTATATTTATGATTTTTGTTTTTGAACCACGGTGAATTATGATTTTTTGTGTATGTACGCAGGACTGGCTCAACACTATTAGAGGTTCTAGGGTAAAAAAAATTTTTTATCCTCTAAAATTTATATAGAGATAATATTTAAAATATTATTTAAATTTAATCAGTAATATTTTGTATATTTTGTAATGAAAATAAAACTATATACATATCAAATAATTTTGGACCATTTTTAATTTTATTTATTATATTTATAATTTTTTTCTATATAAAATATAGATTTATAAAAAAATTGGAACTTTTAATTATTATTATACGAGGAGACATGAGCTTGAGTCCGGAGCGGTTACACTGATCGTCTCTCCCAGGGAGCCGGCCATGTATATATGACCCAATTTTTCTAGTATAAATTTGTCTTAATAGAAATTTCCTTACGGAAAAGACCATAAACGAAGAACCGCTAAAAGTAGAAATTCGTTTTCTGTCACACAACATGCAATTCATCATGAATTAACACTAGCTAAGGAACAAATATAATGTTCTCTTAATATTATGTGATCACTCTTTCTAAAAGTGTTAATCAAAAAACTTATATATGGTTTCTTTTTGTCATCTTGAGTATTTTTTTGTTACAAACTTACAAATTAAACTATCGAAAACAAAATATTATTTATTGCACGTATCCTCTGTATTTTCCCAATTTTGTATTAGTTTTAGTGTGGAAAACGCATTGTGACTTTCTTTAACTATAATAAGTACAACTGTTATTCTGCTGTTACAATATTTCTAAGCATAGTTAGGGATCTGATTACATCATCATCAAAACTATATTTTAATAAGTAAGAATCTAATATTTTGTTTCTTTCAATGACACTAGCTAATATATTTAAAAAAATTAACCCCAAAATAATATACATATCAAATGAAACCTTTCAGTCAATGCAAAGACATTTTCACGTAGAGAGGAAGGATCACCGGACTTTTCCGCATGTATGAATGAATATAACGTAATGAATCACGCCGTGATTTTCTTGGATTGATTACCCTATGTGAAGAAAACTCATATTTACCAGTTTACTCCCCTCCTCTTGTATCACAACTTTGAAGAAAAATTTACTTCTAATAACCAGTAGAGCTATAAGTAACCTAAATGAATTTCTCATCTGTAACACTCTATGGTTCTTAATGAAAGCCCTTCAAAATAAAAAGAACACTACCTCTGCCACCGATATTTTTTTTTTTTGATAAACCCTATCTGCTGATCCGGTCAATCTCGGGAGGAACGCACTTAGTGGTACAGAATGAATTGACTACCACACTGCTTGACCCGAGTTTGGAATACATTCCGACTAATGATAGAGGGTGAACCGATCATCTGTTACGATTCACCATGTAAATCATTTGGGTCCAAGTCCCGACTGTCTAAATAATAATAATTTAGTTTTCAGAGAGAATCGAACCCATGACAGATATGGATATACACCAAGCCTCAAGAAATTACCACTGGACCGATACTTTATGGAATATAATATTTGTAAAGGCTGCTGTGTATTTACATATGAAAGATCACTATAATTTTTCTCGAACTTACGATTCGTGCTGTTTTTTTTTTCATTTAAGAAGTTTAGGACCGAATCCCATAATCTTTTTATACCAGAGACAAAAACCGACTACGAAATCTCTTTCTCGTAGAGACTGAGATTCGTAACATATTCACCCTTGGAGCAGAAGGTTTTACCAATAGGGTTATAGTAGCTCCGGGTTCGTGCAGTATATTTCATTTGGTATTTAACTTATTTATAAAAACTATCAATGGTCATTTGATAAATTTATCAATGTATACACCTTAGAATATAAATATATGTAGCTTTCTTATAACGGGTATAAAATTATTAAAGAGAAAAAAACAAAAATAGCACTAAATCAAGTTTTTGTTCCCAAACTAGCACTCAAGGTCAAAAGTCACAAAAATAGCACTTAATGTTTTATCAAAAGTCACAAACTTAGGGTTTAGAGTTAAAGGGTNNNNNNNNNNNNNNNNNNNNNNNNNNNNNNNNNNNNNNNNNNNNNNNNNNNNNNNNNNNNNNNNNNNNNNNNNNNNNNNNNNNNNNNNNNNNNNNNNNNNNGTTTAGGGTTTAGGGTTTAGAGTTTAGGGTTTAGAGTTTAGGGTTTAGGGTTTAGGGTCTGGGGTTTAGAGTTTAGGGTTGAGGGTTTAAAGTTGAGAAATGAGGTTTTGGGGATAAGATTTCAAATTTTGAAAAATAAAAAAATTAAAATTTTCAAAGGATAAACTTAGAAAGGTTTTATTTTGGTCATTTTAGTTTTTGAATGCTATTTTTGTGATATAAACTTAGAAATGTGTTATTTTGGAGATTTGCCCATTATTAAATCAAAGAAAACATATTACAGCAACGAAACTCGAAATAAATTGTAATTCTCCTTTCAAACATCTAATTCTGAGAATACGGACAGGTTTATAAATACTAAATTGGAATCTAAGTGAACCTTTGGGACGTAAGACGAGGCTTAACTCTTGTTTAAGCATGCTCGCGGCGAAAGTGAATATTCCATATTATTATTATAAGACACAACTAGTATAATTGTAATCAGTCTCACATAAGACAAATTTTGGGTCATTAATTAGCGTTAAGAACTATACTAATATAGTATAACTATTAAACTATATTATATGCGTTAAATGAATCCCACTTATGGCCTTTTAGAATCTCCATTGGCTCTTGCTAAAACTTTCGTATCTCTATATAAACCAATCCTTCTCCTTTTGTTCCATAAACACAAACCCATAAGCAAAATAATAATAATACAAAATGGCTAATGGTTTGGGTGAACCGGGAAGCTCAATGCACGGAGTCACCGGACGAGAACAAAGCTATGCATTCTCGGTCCAGTCTCCTGTGGTTCCTTCGGACACATCAGCAACGTTTTCTCTTCCCGTGGATACCGAACACAAAGCCAAAGTCTTCAAACTCCTCTCATTTGCAGCTCCACAC
It encodes:
- the LOC106313929 gene encoding P-loop NTPase domain-containing protein LPA1 homolog 1 isoform X2 — translated: MYKKRTTVVVLRETFVNVVCDALAEYKYVGHDQRADLILACKIRERKESVTVLLCGTSGCGKSTLSALLGSRLGITTVVSTDSIRHMMRSFVDEKQDPLLWASTYHAGEYLDPLAVAESKAKRRRAKKLNTYGKSLLEDEKPNAFADSQSTTPVLLSHKQMAVEGFKAQSEMVIDNLDRLITSWEERKESVVVEGVHLSLNFVMGLMKKHPSIVPFMVYISNEEKHLERFAVRAKYMTLDPEKNKYVKYIRNIRTIQDYLCKRADKHLVPKINNTNVDKSVAAIHATVFSCMRRREAGEQLYDATTNTVSVIDDEYRNQCTANSLSSKGMFQLIQRKGSSRNLMALLNTDGTFARTWPLAGKVDETGKPVFCNETNGMEHPVYGYLQKAEPVNLQFGLFGISAWPSDGATSRAGSVDLGENASRHYSSCCSSPRMSEGTSKELKEEQSVHGSDEEVEDDPPEQEDTDFSDDDDNKRDHEEVGSVDEQSTKSDEEYDDLAMEDKSYWTDDEEESRDTVAVMSEKNHKPATKDDKYIQNLDLFLRTANQQLVEPLELCASLLTCEYGDARLWSGKEKMRKRSLSISALGKRGSGLGDPILLGAP
- the LOC106313929 gene encoding P-loop NTPase domain-containing protein LPA1 homolog 1 isoform X1, with translation MTEATKVMYIVVVDGDVDITTAILEEDGSGNWKDSFRYTRPVLQSTLQLMGCKARHAFKISRRAFELIRSEGSLILSPSHGKESVFGKAVDAPSACDGVEKVNKVNFSATNDADDKSRSKPFEMYKKRTTVVVLRETFVNVVCDALAEYKYVGHDQRADLILACKIRERKESVTVLLCGTSGCGKSTLSALLGSRLGITTVVSTDSIRHMMRSFVDEKQDPLLWASTYHAGEYLDPLAVAESKAKRRRAKKLNTYGKSLLEDEKPNAFADSQSTTPVLLSHKQMAVEGFKAQSEMVIDNLDRLITSWEERKESVVVEGVHLSLNFVMGLMKKHPSIVPFMVYISNEEKHLERFAVRAKYMTLDPEKNKYVKYIRNIRTIQDYLCKRADKHLVPKINNTNVDKSVAAIHATVFSCMRRREAGEQLYDATTNTVSVIDDEYRNQCTANSLSSKGMFQLIQRKGSSRNLMALLNTDGTFARTWPLAGKVDETGKPVFCNETNGMEHPVYGYLQKAEPVNLQFGLFGISAWPSDGATSRAGSVDLGENASRHYSSCCSSPRMSEGTSKELKEEQSVHGSDEEVEDDPPEQEDTDFSDDDDNKRDHEEVGSVDEQSTKSDEEYDDLAMEDKSYWTDDEEESRDTVAVMSEKNHKPATKDDKYIQNLDLFLRTANQQLVEPLELCASLLTCEYGDARLWSGKEKMRKRSLSISALGKRGSGLGDPILLGAP